From the genome of Pseudarthrobacter sp. NIBRBAC000502772:
TGCCAGGCCCAGCCCCAGCAGCGTTCCCAGGGTCATGCTCGCGACGGTGAGGAAGATTGTGAGCATCAGCCCACGAAGGATGGATTCATGCGTGAAGTACTGGGCAACCACATCCCACTTGAAGTTGGGGTTGGTCAGGACGGAGACGAGGATCCCGATGCCTGCGAGAATGCTGAGGACCCATCCCGCGTACTCGGATCGAGTCCGAAGCCGAAGCCGTGGCTTCAGGGCTGCATCAATGCTAGCCATCGTTGCCTCTCTTCCTTTGTTAGTTGCTGTGACCATGGAGGGCCCCCGCTAGTTCAGCTTGGCGTCGGTGATGGCCCCGGACTCCAGACCCCAGTTCTCCAGGGACTCCTTGTACTCCGGGGTCTCAAGGACGGACTGGATCGCTGCCTGCAGGGCCGGGGTCAGCGGCGAGTCTTTCTTCAGGCCTACGGCGGTCACGTCGCTGTTGCCTACGTTGACCCGGCCAAGCAGGGTGAAGGAACCCGGCTGCTGCTTCTCTGCCCACCCGAGAGCGGTCGTGTCGTAGAGGATGCCGTCGATCCGCTTGGAGTGCAGCTGGGTCAGGGCGTCCTGGACGTTGGGCAGCGTCACGGCGTTGATCGCCGGCTGTCCCTTGGAGGTGCAGGTCTGCTCGCTCAGGGCCGGAAGGCGCTTGAGCTGGCCGGTCGAGCCCTGGGTGACGGCGATGTTCTTCCCGCACAGGGTCTCGACGGTGAGGTTCAGCGGGTTCCCGGCGGCCGCGGCCACGGAGGTGCCGGCCTGGAAGTAATCGATCATGTCCAGGACCTTGAGCCGCTCTTCGGTCTTGGCCATGGTCGTGGCGGTGAAGTCGAACCGGCCACCGTCCAGGCCCGGGACGATCGTATCGAACTTGGTGTCCACGAACTTCAGCTTCAGGTCAAGCTTCTTCGCAACGAGCCGGGCGATGTCCGGGTTGAGCCCGATCGCGGTGGTGTTGTCCTCCGCGAGGAAGGTCGTGGGCGGGTAGTGCAGGTCCATGGCGACCGTGAGCTCGCCCTTGTCCTTGTAGGACTGTGGCAGCAGTGCCACGGCAGCCGCGTCAGCCTGGACGCCCTCGGAGATGTCGGTGGTGTTGTTGGTCTTTGACTTTTCCTCGGATGCCGGAGTGCCGGTGGCCGCGCCGCCACAGGCGCTCAGTGCCAATACGATTGCGAGCCCTGCGGCTGCGGTCTGAACTTTGTTGATGGTCTTCATGGTGCTTCCCTTCGAAATGGTTTCAGCTGTTGTTGATTTGCTGAGATGGGGGCAGTCTTGGTGTTGCTTCCATGCGGTTGTGATCAGGATCTCTTTCCGCATCTACAGCAATGCAACAGCCCAAATCGCCGATTGTCAACAATTGACGATAAATAAATCGAGTATATTTCGGCCCCGATCTTGTTGCGAAAGAATCTCACTAAGAACTGTTGACAATCTACAATCAGCGGATCTAGAGTCGAGGAAAGCGGGAACAGGAGCTCTGATGAACCCTCAGGAACCCGCTGGCGCAGACCAAAGGAAGGCGGCAGGCCACAGATCCGGGCCTCCCGTTCAAGACCCAACGAAACGGACGAATCATGGCAGACTCCAACCGGCCGAAGTACATCTCTTTTGATATCTACGGCACTCTCATCAACTTCGACATTGATCCCACCACGCGTCGCCTGCTCGATGGCCGCATCTCAGAGGAGCAGTGGCCTACCTTCAAGAAGCAGTTCCGCGGTTACCGGTTCGACGAGGTCTGCGGCGACTACAAGCCCTACGAGGCGATCCTCCAGGATTCCTTTGACCGCGTGTGCAAGCGCTGGGGCATTGGGCCGACCGAAGGCGCCGGCGCAGCGTTCGCCGAGGCTGTGCGCGGCTGGGTTGCCCACGAGGACGTGCCGGCTCCGCTGAAGCTCATGGGTGACAACTACAAGCTGGTGGCTCTGTCCAACGCGGACACCAGTTTCCTGGACATCAGCATTCCCAAGCTCGGCGCGGACTTCCACGCCGTTTACACTGCTGAGCAGGCCCAGGCCTACAAGCCGCGCTACCAGGCGTTTGAGTACATGCTGGACACGCTGAACGCCAAGCCGGAGGACTTCCTGCACGTCTCCTCGCACACCCGCTACGACATGCATCCGATGCACGACATGGGCTTCCGGAACCTCTGGATGCTGGACCGTGGCTATGACCCCATTGGCGAGGGCTACGACCTCAACACTGTTAAGTCCCTGGACGAGATCAACAAGCACCTCGGTCTCTAACCGACTTCGAGGCGAAAGGTCAACCCGTGAAACTCATTCCTTACTGGCTGGACACAGCCGAAGCATCCGGAGACTACCGGCAGACTCCGGTACCGGAGAACGTCGATGTGGCAATCATCGGCGCCGGATTTACGGGGCTGTCCGCAGCCCTTGAATTTGCCAAGCAGGGCGCCAGCGTTGCCGTCTTCGAACGCCACACCGTCGGGTGGGGCGCGTCGGGCCGTAACGGGGGAATGGCGACGACCGGGTTGGCCATCAGCTTCAGCACCGCGGTCAAGCGCTACGGCGCCACCCGCGCGGTGGAGATGTTCCAGGAATACAACGACGCTATCGACACCATCGAGAAGCTGGTGCATGAGAACGGCATCGACTGCGATTACAACCGGCACGGAAAGCTCTCGCTGGCGTTCCATAAGTCCCACTACGAGGGCTTCCTGAAGTCGCAGGAGAAGCTGGCCACCCTGGCCAACCACCATGTCACTGTTATCCCGAAGTCCGAGATCCATAGTGAAATCGGCACGGACTTCTACCAGGGCGCGATGGTTGATCCGCTCGGGGCCGGTCTGCACGTGGGCAAGTTCGTGCACGGCTTGGCGGGAGTGGCTGTTGCCGCCGGCGCTGATATCTGCGAGAACGCTGCGGTGACCGAGCTGAAGAAGGTCTCCGGTACCGTGCACGACGTGCACACCACCCGGGGCATCACCCGGGCCAAGCAGGTCCTGGTCGCTACCAGCGGCTACACCGGCAACGTCACGCCGTGGCTGCAGCGCCGTGTGATCCCGGTTGGCAGCTTCATCATTGTCACTGACCCGCTGCCCGAAGACGTGGTCAACCGGATCCTGCCCAACCGGCGCCAGGCCTCGGACAGCAAGATGCTGACCTACTACTTCCGGATCACCCCGGACAACAGGCTCCTCTTCGGCGGCCGGGCCCGTTTTGCCCTGTCCAGCCCGGACTCGGACGTCAAAAGCGCCGAGATCCTGCGCAAGGCCATGCTCGAGCTCTTCCCGTACCTGTCCAACGCCAAGGTGGACTACATCTGGGGCGGCCTGGTGGACCTTTCGATGGACCAGATGGTCCACGCCGGCGTCCACGACGGACTCTACTACTCCCTCTGCTACAGCGGACACGGTGTCCAGATGGCAGCGCACATGGGTAAGCGGATGGCCCACTACATGGCCGGCGACAAGAGCGCCAATGTCTGGGAAGACCTGAAGAACCCGCCCGTCCCGGGCCACTTCGGTCCGCCCTGGTTCCTGCCCTTCATCGGCGCAGCGGCAAAAATCATCGACCGCGTCAAATAGGCAGGATAAGGGTTCACATGCTTTCATCAACGACCGCGGCTCAAGCGCGCCCGAAAACAGCTGAGGAAACAGGATATGGCCGGACAAACGTGGCCAACCTTCCCGGCGGTGCCTTTTTCGAAGGCCAGTGGCAAACCACCGACATGACCCTGGAAATACGGGATCCTGAAGATGGCATCCTGCTGGGCCGAGTATGCACCTCTACACCGCAGGACGTGCGGCGCGCGATCGCGCACATTCATCGCCACCTCCAGACTGACAACTGGCCTCTGCGTTCACGCCGCATGGCGCTGGAGAATGCTGTGCAGCTTCTGGGCGAACAGTCTGAGCGGTTCTCGAAGATCATTGCCGCGGAAAGCAGCAAAACGATCGTCGAGGCGGAGCGTGAGGTGCGGCGTTGCATGGAAACCCTCAGGCTTTCTGCCGCCGCTTCCAGCGAGCTCACGGGGGAGACGCTGGGTTTTGATGACAGCATGGCCGGCGGTAACAAGATCGGCTGGTACAGCCGTAAGCCGGTGGGGATCGTCGCGGCGATCACGCCGTTCAATGATCCCCTGAACCTCGTGGCACACAAGCTTGGTCCGGCCATCATCGGAGGCAACGGCGTCGTGCTTAAGCCTTCCGGCCGGACCCCGCTGTCCGGGCTGGCACTGGTCCAGCTCCTGGTCGAAGCGGGTGTCCCGTCGGGACGTCTCGCCGCGATCGTGGCCGGTCCGGGCGTTTCCGAAGCGCTGGTGACGGATCCGCAGGTGGACCTGATCTCCTTCACCGGCGGTCCCCAGACGGCGGACCGTATTGCCGCCGCGGCAGGTGCCAAGAAGATCATCTCCGAACTCGGCGGCAATAACGCCACGATTGTCTGCCCGGACGCTGACGCTGTCCAGGCAGCCGAGGCGATTGTGGCCGGAGCGTTCGGTGTGGCAGGGCAGAACTGCCTGTCCGTGCAGCGCGTCTACGTCCACATCTCGCTCTTCGAGCAAGTCCTCGAACGCGTCACCGCCGGCACCAAGGCACTCAGGACCGGGTCGAAGCTCGACCGGAACACCGACGTCGGGCCTCTCATTTCGGAGGACGAGGCCCGGCGGGTCGAGGAATGGGTGGAGGAGGCGAAGGCTGCGGGCGCCGCCGTACACGCCGGAGGCAAGCGCAGAAACGCCTACTACGAACCCACGGTCCTGGCCGACGTGCCCTCGGAATGCCGGGTGATCCGGGAGGAAGTGTTCGGGCCCGTAGTCAGCATCCTGCCGTTCATTGAAGCCCAGGACGCCATTTTTGCGGCGAACAGCTCCGATTACGGTCTCCAGGCAGGTATCTTCACACAATCCATCGACCTTGCCTTGGCCATCGCTGACCGGTTGCACGTAGGCGCCGTTGTCATCAATGAAACCAGCGACGTGCGGATCGATTCCATGCCATTTGGTGGTTTCAAGAAATCCGGTGTGGGCAGGGAAGGCGTCAAGCACGCCGTCCGTGAGATGACCGAACCCAAGAGCACCATCATCAAACTGGTGGAGCCAGCTACGCGGTGGCACCAGCTGACGGGCACCATGGAAGGGAGTGCATCATGAGCACCCACAAAATCGCGGTCATCGCAGGTGACGGGATCGGGAAGGAAGTAGTCCCGGCAGCGATCGAATGCCTTGAGCGGATTGCGCTGATCCATGCCCTCAACCTGGAGTTCACCTATTTCGACTGGGGATCCGACTATTATGGCCGCCACGGACGGATGATGCCCGTTGACGGCCTTGAGCAGCTCGCCAAGCACGACGCCATCTTCCTGGGCGCCGTCGGCTCACCGGAAGTTCCGGACACGGAATCGCTCTGGGGGTTGCTGATCCCCATCCGCCGGGAGTTTCAGCAGTACATCAACCTCCGGCCCGTTAAGACGCTCGACGGCGTGACCTCGCCCCTTGCGGCCGGGCACCCGGTCGATCTGCTCATCGTCCGGGAAAACAATGAAGGGGAGTATTCCGAAATCGGCGGCCGGATGTACCGTGGCCTGCCCGAGGAAAGTGCCATGCAGACCACGGTCTTTACCCGTTTGGGCGTCCTGCGGGCAGCCCACTATGCGGCGCGACTGGCCGCAACGAGGCGCGGGCAGCTTACCTCGGCCACCAAGAGCAACGGCA
Proteins encoded in this window:
- a CDS encoding ABC transporter substrate-binding protein, whose product is MKTINKVQTAAAGLAIVLALSACGGAATGTPASEEKSKTNNTTDISEGVQADAAAVALLPQSYKDKGELTVAMDLHYPPTTFLAEDNTTAIGLNPDIARLVAKKLDLKLKFVDTKFDTIVPGLDGGRFDFTATTMAKTEERLKVLDMIDYFQAGTSVAAAAGNPLNLTVETLCGKNIAVTQGSTGQLKRLPALSEQTCTSKGQPAINAVTLPNVQDALTQLHSKRIDGILYDTTALGWAEKQQPGSFTLLGRVNVGNSDVTAVGLKKDSPLTPALQAAIQSVLETPEYKESLENWGLESGAITDAKLN
- a CDS encoding haloacid dehalogenase type II, which codes for MADSNRPKYISFDIYGTLINFDIDPTTRRLLDGRISEEQWPTFKKQFRGYRFDEVCGDYKPYEAILQDSFDRVCKRWGIGPTEGAGAAFAEAVRGWVAHEDVPAPLKLMGDNYKLVALSNADTSFLDISIPKLGADFHAVYTAEQAQAYKPRYQAFEYMLDTLNAKPEDFLHVSSHTRYDMHPMHDMGFRNLWMLDRGYDPIGEGYDLNTVKSLDEINKHLGL
- a CDS encoding FAD-binding oxidoreductase — protein: MKLIPYWLDTAEASGDYRQTPVPENVDVAIIGAGFTGLSAALEFAKQGASVAVFERHTVGWGASGRNGGMATTGLAISFSTAVKRYGATRAVEMFQEYNDAIDTIEKLVHENGIDCDYNRHGKLSLAFHKSHYEGFLKSQEKLATLANHHVTVIPKSEIHSEIGTDFYQGAMVDPLGAGLHVGKFVHGLAGVAVAAGADICENAAVTELKKVSGTVHDVHTTRGITRAKQVLVATSGYTGNVTPWLQRRVIPVGSFIIVTDPLPEDVVNRILPNRRQASDSKMLTYYFRITPDNRLLFGGRARFALSSPDSDVKSAEILRKAMLELFPYLSNAKVDYIWGGLVDLSMDQMVHAGVHDGLYYSLCYSGHGVQMAAHMGKRMAHYMAGDKSANVWEDLKNPPVPGHFGPPWFLPFIGAAAKIIDRVK
- a CDS encoding aldehyde dehydrogenase family protein, translating into MANLPGGAFFEGQWQTTDMTLEIRDPEDGILLGRVCTSTPQDVRRAIAHIHRHLQTDNWPLRSRRMALENAVQLLGEQSERFSKIIAAESSKTIVEAEREVRRCMETLRLSAAASSELTGETLGFDDSMAGGNKIGWYSRKPVGIVAAITPFNDPLNLVAHKLGPAIIGGNGVVLKPSGRTPLSGLALVQLLVEAGVPSGRLAAIVAGPGVSEALVTDPQVDLISFTGGPQTADRIAAAAGAKKIISELGGNNATIVCPDADAVQAAEAIVAGAFGVAGQNCLSVQRVYVHISLFEQVLERVTAGTKALRTGSKLDRNTDVGPLISEDEARRVEEWVEEAKAAGAAVHAGGKRRNAYYEPTVLADVPSECRVIREEVFGPVVSILPFIEAQDAIFAANSSDYGLQAGIFTQSIDLALAIADRLHVGAVVINETSDVRIDSMPFGGFKKSGVGREGVKHAVREMTEPKSTIIKLVEPATRWHQLTGTMEGSAS
- a CDS encoding tartrate dehydrogenase, with the translated sequence MSTHKIAVIAGDGIGKEVVPAAIECLERIALIHALNLEFTYFDWGSDYYGRHGRMMPVDGLEQLAKHDAIFLGAVGSPEVPDTESLWGLLIPIRREFQQYINLRPVKTLDGVTSPLAAGHPVDLLIVRENNEGEYSEIGGRMYRGLPEESAMQTTVFTRLGVLRAAHYAARLAATRRGQLTSATKSNGIVHTMPFWDEVVAETVREYPGVTLTSELVDALAAHLVLKPWTLDVIVASNLFGDILSDLGSAVTGSIGLAPSANLNPEGDYPSLFEPVHGSAPDIAGKGLANPVGQIWSGAMMLEHLGHPEAADHLQAAFESALREGLGTRDVGGTSSTSEFTAAVLAAIDVIDEIGASTASRPAAAPASS